The following is a genomic window from Candidatus Woesearchaeota archaeon.
CTCTTGATATCATGACTAAGCTTAAAGCAGCTCACGAAAAAGGACAAAAATGGGCAGGAATTAATGTCTTTACGGGAACCATCATGGATGCTTATAAAAAAGGGGTGATTGAACCGCTTAAAATTAAGACACAAGCAATATCTTCAGCAGCGCAAGTTGCAATTATGATTTTGAGAATTGATGATGTGATTGCAGCAGGAGCTCAAGAACAGAACGCGCAGATGCCTGAAGGGATGTGATATTTTACACTACTTCTACTGTTTTAGACCTCTGCTGTTTTTAGTGTATTTTAGTGAATTTTTCTTCTCTCTCCACAAGCTTTATAAACCCCCTCAAAGGTTTCTACCTTATCTCAATGAGATATGATGGCCTTAGGGCTTGATCGAGAGACATTCTCTCAAGATACTAAAAAAACAAAATCAAAGCAAACTCGCGCTTTGAAATGAGGACAAGAAAAAATGGCAAACGCTGAAAAAGCACTACAAGCAGTTGAACAAGCAAGAGCTTCTGGCAAGATCAGAAAAGGAACCAACGAAGTTACCAAAGCAGTTGAAAGAGCACAAGCAAAAGCAGTTGTCATCGCAACTGATGTATCACCAAAAGAAATTGTTATGCACCTTCCACTTATCTGTAAAGACAAAGGAATCCCTTGCATAGAAGCAGGATCCAAAGAAGAACTCGGCGCAGCAGCAGGACTTGGCGTCGGCACAACTGCAGTTGCAATTGTTGAAGAAGGCAATGCAAAAGCGCTCATTGAAGAGCTCAAAAAAGCAAGTGAGGAATAAGAATGGCCAAAAACGATAAAGCCCAAGACAGTAAAACAACGGGCCAGGTCAA
Proteins encoded in this region:
- a CDS encoding 50S ribosomal protein L7ae translates to MANAEKALQAVEQARASGKIRKGTNEVTKAVERAQAKAVVIATDVSPKEIVMHLPLICKDKGIPCIEAGSKEELGAAAGLGVGTTAVAIVEEGNAKALIEELKKASEE